From Chryseobacterium sp. H1D6B, a single genomic window includes:
- a CDS encoding glycosyltransferase family 2 protein: MNTYKIAVLIPCYNEALTIRKVVEDFKVSLPNAEIFVYDNNSTDGTIAIAKEAGAVVHREKKQGKANVVFKMFREIDADLYIMIDGDDTYPVDCINEMVNKFVENNCDMLVGDRLSNQSYKNENKRAFHNFGNSLVRNLINVFFGSELKDILSGYRIFSRKFVKNYSSSIKGFELETDLSIYALHYGLNIEEYSIQYRDRPEGSVSKLNTFTDGFKVIKLFFNLVRLYKPLLFFGSVSLILFILGLLFMIIPVKEYFEYSYVYKVPTLIFSIMLIIVALLSFATGLILDNISIIEGKNFKVRYNNTK, translated from the coding sequence ATGAATACTTATAAAATTGCTGTACTAATTCCTTGTTATAACGAAGCCCTAACAATCAGGAAAGTAGTAGAAGATTTCAAAGTATCCCTTCCAAATGCTGAAATTTTTGTTTATGATAATAATTCGACGGACGGCACTATAGCGATTGCAAAAGAAGCAGGAGCAGTAGTACATCGGGAGAAAAAACAAGGAAAGGCCAATGTGGTCTTCAAAATGTTCCGGGAAATAGATGCAGATCTATACATTATGATTGACGGTGACGACACCTATCCTGTAGACTGCATCAATGAAATGGTTAATAAGTTCGTTGAGAACAACTGCGATATGCTCGTAGGAGACAGGCTTTCTAATCAAAGCTACAAGAATGAAAACAAGAGAGCATTCCATAATTTTGGAAACAGCCTGGTAAGAAACCTCATCAATGTTTTTTTCGGTTCTGAACTAAAGGACATTTTATCCGGCTATAGAATATTTTCAAGAAAGTTTGTAAAAAATTATTCAAGTTCTATAAAAGGATTTGAACTTGAAACTGACCTTTCCATCTATGCTCTTCATTACGGTTTGAACATTGAAGAATATTCAATACAATACAGAGACCGCCCTGAAGGAAGTGTTTCAAAATTAAACACATTTACAGACGGATTTAAAGTCATCAAACTTTTCTTCAATCTGGTAAGATTATACAAGCCTCTTTTATTTTTTGGCAGTGTATCTCTTATTCTTTTTATTTTGGGCCTTTTATTTATGATCATTCCTGTAAAAGAATATTTTGAATACAGCTATGTTTATAAAGTACCAACTCTGATATTCTCTATCATGCTGATTATCGTGGCACTGCTTTCTTTTGCTACAGGTCTTATTTTAGATAACATAAGTATTATTGAAGGAAAGAATTTTAAAGTACGTTATAACAACACAAAATGA
- the rfbB gene encoding dTDP-glucose 4,6-dehydratase, with protein sequence MKNIIITGGAGFIGSHVVREFVKNNPNTTIINLDALTYAGNLENLKDIENEPNYVFEKADITEPEELRKVFEKYNPDAVIHLAAESHVDRSITDPMAFINTNVNGTANLLNLCKEFWTLNPHHTHGRFPNEPRKNLFYHVSTDEVYGSLGETGFFLETTSYDPQSPYSASKAASDHLVRAYGNTYGMPFIVSNCSNNYGPNHFPEKLIPLCISNIINERPLPIYGDGKYTRDWLFVIDHAKAIHQIFNDAKTGETYNIGGFNEWQNIDLVKELIKQMDAKLGKPEGHSEKLITFVKDRPGHDKRYAIDATKLSQDLGWKPSVTFEEGLGKTIDWYLENKEWLENITSGDYQSYYEKQYN encoded by the coding sequence ATGAAAAATATAATTATTACCGGAGGAGCAGGATTTATTGGCTCACACGTCGTAAGAGAGTTTGTAAAAAACAATCCAAACACCACAATTATCAATCTTGATGCTTTAACCTATGCAGGAAATCTTGAAAATTTAAAAGATATCGAGAATGAACCTAATTACGTTTTTGAAAAAGCAGACATCACAGAACCTGAAGAACTAAGAAAAGTATTTGAAAAATATAACCCGGATGCGGTAATCCACCTGGCTGCAGAAAGTCATGTTGACAGAAGTATTACGGATCCAATGGCTTTTATTAATACCAATGTAAACGGTACGGCTAATCTTCTTAATTTATGTAAGGAATTTTGGACTTTGAATCCGCACCATACCCACGGCAGATTTCCGAATGAGCCAAGAAAGAACTTGTTCTATCACGTTTCTACAGATGAAGTGTATGGAAGTTTAGGAGAAACAGGATTTTTCTTAGAAACAACTTCTTATGATCCTCAATCTCCCTATTCAGCCTCTAAAGCGGCTTCAGACCACTTAGTGAGAGCTTACGGAAACACTTATGGAATGCCTTTTATTGTTTCAAACTGTTCAAACAATTACGGCCCGAATCATTTCCCGGAAAAGCTAATTCCGCTTTGTATTTCAAATATTATTAACGAGAGACCCCTGCCCATTTACGGCGATGGAAAATATACAAGAGACTGGTTATTTGTAATTGATCATGCAAAAGCTATTCATCAAATATTCAATGATGCCAAAACCGGAGAAACTTACAATATCGGAGGTTTTAATGAATGGCAGAATATTGACTTAGTAAAAGAACTGATCAAACAGATGGACGCTAAATTAGGAAAGCCTGAAGGTCATTCAGAAAAACTAATCACTTTTGTAAAGGACAGACCTGGGCACGACAAACGTTATGCTATTGATGCTACAAAACTGAGCCAGGATCTTGGATGGAAACCGTCTGTAACTTTTGAAGAAGGACTCGGAAAAACCATCGACTGGTATCTGGAAAATAAGGAATGGCTTGAGAATATCACCAGCGGAGATTATCAATCATACTACGAAAAACAGTATAACTAA
- the rimP gene encoding ribosome assembly cofactor RimP, translating into MEFRKKIEALLNEFLETRADLFLVDLKFSSGDDITVILDGDNGVSLQDCLDASRAIEFNMDREEHDFSLQVMSAGLSEPLSNPRQFNKNIGREIEVLFEDSSKIEGELSKVDDEKITLVLRYRKPKEVGKGKVDVVEEKEIPYAAIKKALVVIKF; encoded by the coding sequence ATGGAGTTTAGAAAAAAAATTGAAGCATTATTAAATGAGTTCCTGGAGACAAGAGCTGATTTGTTTCTTGTTGATTTGAAGTTTTCTTCAGGAGATGACATTACAGTGATTTTAGATGGTGATAACGGGGTTTCTCTGCAGGATTGTTTAGATGCAAGCCGTGCAATAGAATTTAATATGGACCGTGAGGAGCATGACTTTAGCTTACAGGTCATGTCTGCTGGTTTAAGTGAGCCTTTATCTAATCCAAGACAGTTTAATAAGAATATAGGAAGAGAAATAGAAGTTTTATTTGAAGATTCTTCTAAAATTGAAGGAGAATTGTCAAAAGTAGATGACGAAAAGATCACCCTTGTTTTACGGTACCGAAAACCAAAAGAAGTAGGAAAAGGTAAAGTAGATGTGGTAGAGGAAAAAGAAATTCCTTATGCAGCGATTAAAAAAGCTTTAGTAGTAATTAAATTTTAA
- the rfbA gene encoding glucose-1-phosphate thymidylyltransferase RfbA, with translation MKGIILAGGSGTRLYPLTIAVSKQLMPVYDKPMIYYPLSTLLLAGIKDILIITTPHDQEGFIKLLGDGSQIGCNIEYVIQPSPDGLAQAFILGDQFIGNDSAALVLGDNIFYGSEMGTLLKNKTNPNGGVVFAYHVSDPERYGVVEFDKDFKAVSIEEKPLSPKSNYAVPGLYFYDNEVVEIAKNIQPSPRGELEITDVNNVYLSKGRLEVGVLDRGTAWLDTGTFDSLHDASEFVSVIEKRQGFKIGCIEEIAFRNKFINEEKLLETAVKYGKSGYGEYLKKLVHK, from the coding sequence ATGAAAGGTATCATTCTCGCCGGAGGTTCCGGAACAAGGCTTTATCCGCTTACAATTGCAGTAAGCAAACAATTGATGCCGGTTTATGACAAACCGATGATTTATTACCCTCTTTCTACCCTGCTTCTGGCAGGTATTAAAGACATCCTTATTATTACCACACCGCATGACCAGGAAGGTTTCATTAAACTTTTAGGAGACGGCTCACAAATAGGCTGTAACATAGAATACGTAATACAGCCCAGCCCGGACGGTTTAGCCCAGGCTTTCATTTTAGGGGATCAGTTTATCGGTAATGATTCTGCTGCTTTAGTTCTGGGAGATAATATTTTCTATGGCTCTGAAATGGGAACATTACTTAAAAATAAAACAAATCCTAATGGAGGGGTTGTGTTTGCTTATCACGTTTCTGATCCGGAAAGATATGGGGTTGTAGAATTTGATAAAGACTTTAAAGCAGTATCTATAGAAGAAAAACCTTTAAGTCCGAAATCTAATTATGCTGTTCCCGGACTCTATTTTTACGACAATGAAGTGGTAGAAATTGCTAAAAATATACAGCCGTCACCAAGAGGAGAGCTGGAAATCACAGACGTAAATAACGTTTATTTGAGCAAAGGAAGACTTGAAGTCGGCGTTTTAGATAGAGGAACCGCCTGGCTGGATACGGGAACTTTTGACTCCCTTCATGATGCTTCTGAATTTGTAAGCGTTATTGAAAAAAGACAAGGCTTCAAAATCGGCTGCATCGAAGAAATTGCATTCAGAAATAAATTTATTAATGAAGAAAAACTGCTGGAAACGGCTGTAAAATATGGGAAAAGCGGTTATGGTGAGTATTTAAAAAAACTAGTCCATAAATAA
- a CDS encoding UDP-glucose/GDP-mannose dehydrogenase family protein, translated as MNITIVGTGYVGLVTGTTLAELGNSVYCVDIDEKKVEGMKNGVVPIYEPNLEEMFLRNIQSERLFFTTNLKEALDKSEVVYLALPTPPGEDGSADLSYVLQVANSIGEMMTAYKVIVNKSTVPVGTADRVKEAISSKTSIPFDVVSNPEFLREGFAVEDSMNPARVVVGSSSEKAKDIMAKIYQPFTNTGIPIIFMDEKSSELTKYASNSFLAVKITFMNEIANYCEKVGADVDKVRLGMGSDDRIGHRFLFPGIGYGGSCFPKDVKALIKSGKNEDFNFQILEATESVNTAQKVILVSEIEKYFGGNLEGKTIAMWGLAFKANTDDIREASSLDNIELLLKKGAKIVAYDAVAEKNVQKLIGDKIQYAKSMYEALEGADALFIATEWPEFKNPNFSLMSEKMKNKVIFDGRNMYPLEIPEQNGFYYKSIGRKIITN; from the coding sequence TTGAATATAACAATTGTAGGAACAGGTTATGTAGGTTTAGTTACAGGAACTACCCTAGCAGAACTTGGCAATTCAGTTTACTGTGTTGACATTGATGAAAAAAAAGTAGAAGGTATGAAAAACGGCGTAGTTCCCATCTATGAGCCGAACCTTGAAGAAATGTTCCTTAGGAACATCCAGTCTGAAAGATTATTCTTTACGACTAACCTAAAAGAAGCGCTGGACAAAAGTGAGGTTGTATACCTCGCTCTGCCTACTCCTCCTGGAGAAGACGGCTCAGCGGATCTTTCTTATGTTTTGCAGGTCGCCAATAGTATTGGAGAAATGATGACAGCATACAAAGTCATTGTTAACAAAAGTACGGTTCCGGTAGGGACTGCCGACAGAGTAAAAGAAGCTATCTCTTCTAAAACCAGCATTCCTTTTGACGTCGTTTCTAATCCCGAATTCCTAAGAGAAGGTTTTGCTGTTGAAGATTCTATGAATCCCGCAAGAGTAGTTGTAGGATCAAGTTCTGAAAAAGCAAAAGACATTATGGCTAAAATCTACCAGCCGTTTACCAATACAGGAATCCCAATTATTTTCATGGATGAAAAATCGTCTGAGCTTACTAAATATGCATCCAATTCTTTCCTGGCTGTAAAAATTACATTCATGAATGAAATCGCCAATTACTGTGAAAAAGTAGGAGCTGATGTAGACAAGGTAAGATTAGGAATGGGAAGCGATGACAGAATCGGCCATAGATTTTTATTCCCGGGAATCGGATATGGAGGCAGCTGTTTTCCAAAAGATGTTAAAGCATTAATAAAATCTGGGAAAAATGAAGATTTTAATTTTCAGATTCTAGAAGCAACTGAAAGTGTAAATACAGCACAAAAAGTAATTTTGGTTTCTGAAATAGAAAAATATTTTGGAGGAAACCTTGAAGGAAAAACAATCGCAATGTGGGGTCTGGCTTTCAAAGCTAACACCGATGATATCCGTGAAGCTTCATCTTTAGACAACATTGAGCTTTTATTAAAAAAAGGAGCAAAGATTGTAGCCTATGACGCAGTAGCCGAAAAGAATGTACAAAAATTAATCGGTGATAAAATACAATACGCTAAAAGCATGTATGAGGCTTTAGAAGGTGCGGACGCATTATTCATCGCAACCGAATGGCCAGAGTTCAAGAATCCAAATTTCAGCCTGATGTCTGAAAAAATGAAAAATAAAGTCATTTTCGACGGAAGAAATATGTATCCGCTGGAAATCCCTGAACAAAATGGATTTTATTATAAAAGCATCGGAAGAAAAATAATAACGAATTAA
- the nusA gene encoding transcription termination factor NusA, producing the protein MDNIALIESFGDFKDEKGISKIDLMAIIEDSLKTLLRKRFDSDDHFDVIVNPDKGDFQIFLNKTIVEDQMSEDDDLEIEISEAKKIDSTFEVGEEYTMEIPVAQLGRRNILTLKQILATKLQEHNNAMLYEQFKDRIGEIVIGEIHHIRHKHVILLDDEGNEFILPKENQISSDFFKKGENIRAIVETVDFKGSKPQIIISRTAPKFLEKLLELEIPEIQDGTIILKKAVRIPGEKAKIAVDAYDDRIDPVGACVGVKGSRIHGVVRELRNENIDVIQWSKNPEILVKRALGNVTINKIEINEAANYALVYTPVEEISKVIGKQGQNIRLASWLTGYEIDVYREASEDDDVDLREFNDDIEQWILDEFKKVGLTTAKSVLDKETESLLNMVDLEEETIEDVKRILREEFED; encoded by the coding sequence ATGGATAATATAGCGTTGATTGAATCCTTTGGTGATTTTAAAGACGAAAAGGGGATCAGTAAAATTGATCTTATGGCAATTATTGAGGATTCATTGAAAACTCTTCTAAGAAAGAGATTTGACTCTGATGATCATTTTGATGTCATTGTAAACCCGGATAAAGGAGATTTTCAGATATTTTTAAATAAGACGATTGTAGAAGACCAAATGTCAGAAGATGATGATCTGGAAATCGAAATCTCTGAAGCGAAGAAAATAGACTCGACTTTTGAAGTTGGGGAAGAGTATACAATGGAAATTCCTGTTGCTCAGTTAGGAAGAAGAAATATTCTTACCTTGAAGCAGATTTTGGCTACAAAATTACAGGAGCATAACAACGCCATGTTGTATGAGCAGTTTAAAGATAGAATTGGAGAAATTGTAATAGGTGAAATCCACCATATTCGTCACAAACATGTTATTTTGCTTGATGATGAGGGGAATGAATTTATTTTACCAAAAGAAAATCAGATTTCATCGGACTTCTTTAAAAAAGGTGAAAATATCAGAGCTATTGTAGAAACAGTAGACTTTAAAGGTTCTAAACCACAGATTATTATTTCCAGAACTGCACCTAAGTTCTTAGAAAAACTTTTAGAGCTGGAAATTCCTGAAATCCAAGACGGAACTATTATTCTGAAAAAAGCAGTAAGAATTCCTGGAGAGAAGGCGAAAATTGCAGTAGATGCTTATGATGACAGAATTGATCCTGTTGGTGCTTGTGTGGGTGTTAAAGGTTCAAGGATTCATGGAGTTGTAAGAGAGTTGAGAAATGAAAACATCGATGTTATTCAGTGGTCTAAAAACCCTGAAATTTTGGTGAAGAGAGCTTTAGGAAATGTTACCATCAATAAAATTGAAATCAACGAGGCCGCTAATTATGCTTTAGTCTATACTCCTGTTGAAGAAATTTCTAAAGTAATCGGTAAGCAGGGACAGAATATCAGACTGGCTTCTTGGCTTACAGGATATGAAATTGATGTATATAGAGAAGCTAGCGAAGATGACGATGTTGATTTGAGAGAATTTAATGACGATATCGAGCAGTGGATTTTGGATGAATTTAAGAAAGTAGGTCTTACTACTGCGAAATCAGTATTAGATAAAGAGACGGAAAGCCTTTTAAATATGGTAGACTTGGAAGAGGAAACTATTGAAGATGTAAAACGTATCCTAAGAGAAGAATTCGAAGATTAA
- the infB gene encoding translation initiation factor IF-2, with the protein MPKIRLNKAVKEFNISMSRLVEFLQVKGFEVESNPNAQLEEAAYSALEAEFAKDGEQRKASHEVVITKVPEEKLEIEEKKTPEVIRAKANLKPETKILGKIDLDPKKPEVEEAPAPAPVVEKKEEVAAPAPEVKEVPEVKATPEKQEFKVLDKIDLSQIESRNRPVKKDKPKVEEKKAEEKPVEVVKETPKPVEKPIEKVEEKKSEPKTEVQPQEPQKIETVYQKLDGPKIVGEKIDLTQFADKKGAGAKKKRKRIEKPGGPNQQNNNGNNQQGGNNNNQQGAGNRPQGQGGPQGNRPPGQGGAGGNRPPGQGGPGGSRPPYGNNQGNRPPGQGGGFKKGPNNNTRPGQRVMPVELTDEQVKNQIKETLEKLTNKGGKSKSAKHRKDKRTYRREQDERQQEIDAQDRTLKVTEFITVGELASLMNVSPTEVISACFSLGVMVTMNQRLEADTLLLVADEFGYKIEFSDADLEEVESEEDMDTEEDLSPRAPIVTVMGHVDHGKTSLLDYIRKTNVIAGESGGITQHIGAYNVKLESGQRITFLDTPGHEAFTAMRARGAQITDIAIIVIAADDDVMPQTREAISHAQAAGVPMIIALNKVDRPSANPDNIRQQLSGMNILVEEWGGNVQAQEISAKFGNNMDVLLEKVLLQAEMLDLKANPDRNAQGVVIEASLDKGRGYVATMLVQTGTLKVGDYVVAGKNHGKVKAMLDERGRNLKEAGPSIPVTILGLDGAPTAGDKFKVYDDESEAKTIANKREQLQRELSIRTKKHTTLEELGRRIALGEFKELNIILKGDVDGSVEALSDQLQRLSTAEINVNILHKGVGQITESDVNLATASDAIIIGFNVRAGGNAKELADKEEIEIRTYSVIYAAIDEVKEAMEGMLSPEIKEQVIGNVEIREVFKISKVGTIAGCMVLSGKVTRQSKVRVLRDGIVKFDGELESLKRFKDDVKEVTKGYECGLNLKGYNDIEVGDILEVYEEVAVKKKLK; encoded by the coding sequence ATGCCAAAAATTAGATTAAATAAAGCGGTTAAGGAGTTCAATATATCGATGTCTAGGCTTGTAGAGTTTTTACAAGTTAAAGGTTTCGAGGTTGAAAGCAATCCTAACGCTCAATTAGAAGAAGCGGCATATTCTGCATTGGAAGCTGAGTTTGCCAAAGATGGTGAACAACGTAAAGCTTCCCATGAGGTGGTTATCACAAAAGTTCCAGAAGAAAAATTGGAAATTGAAGAAAAGAAAACCCCTGAAGTAATAAGAGCTAAAGCTAATCTAAAACCAGAAACTAAGATTTTAGGTAAAATAGACTTAGACCCTAAGAAGCCTGAAGTTGAAGAAGCTCCTGCGCCTGCTCCAGTTGTGGAGAAGAAAGAGGAAGTTGCTGCTCCAGCTCCAGAAGTTAAAGAAGTTCCGGAAGTTAAAGCAACTCCTGAAAAGCAAGAATTCAAAGTCCTGGATAAAATAGATTTGTCTCAGATAGAGTCTAGAAACAGACCTGTTAAAAAAGACAAACCCAAAGTTGAGGAGAAAAAAGCAGAGGAAAAACCAGTAGAAGTTGTAAAGGAAACTCCTAAGCCGGTTGAAAAACCAATAGAAAAAGTGGAAGAAAAAAAATCAGAACCTAAAACTGAGGTGCAGCCTCAAGAACCACAAAAAATTGAAACGGTTTATCAGAAACTTGACGGTCCTAAGATCGTTGGAGAGAAGATTGACTTAACTCAATTTGCTGATAAAAAAGGAGCAGGAGCTAAGAAGAAGAGAAAGAGAATTGAAAAGCCCGGAGGTCCGAATCAGCAGAACAACAATGGTAATAACCAGCAGGGTGGTAATAATAACAACCAGCAAGGAGCTGGAAACAGACCGCAGGGACAAGGAGGACCGCAAGGAAACCGTCCGCCAGGTCAAGGAGGGGCGGGAGGAAACCGTCCGCCGGGTCAAGGAGGGCCGGGAGGAAGCCGTCCACCATATGGTAATAACCAAGGAAACCGTCCGCCAGGTCAAGGAGGTGGCTTTAAGAAAGGTCCAAATAATAACACGAGACCCGGACAAAGAGTTATGCCTGTTGAATTAACTGATGAACAAGTTAAAAATCAAATTAAGGAAACTCTAGAAAAGCTTACCAATAAAGGAGGTAAATCAAAATCTGCTAAACATAGAAAAGATAAGAGAACTTATCGTAGAGAACAAGACGAACGTCAGCAGGAAATTGATGCTCAAGACAGAACATTAAAAGTTACTGAGTTCATTACAGTAGGTGAATTAGCCAGTTTAATGAATGTTTCGCCAACAGAAGTTATTTCTGCTTGTTTCTCATTAGGAGTAATGGTTACAATGAACCAAAGACTTGAAGCTGATACCTTATTATTGGTTGCAGATGAATTTGGTTATAAAATTGAATTTTCAGATGCTGATCTAGAAGAAGTAGAGTCTGAGGAAGATATGGATACTGAGGAGGATCTTTCACCAAGAGCTCCAATCGTAACAGTAATGGGTCACGTTGACCACGGTAAAACTTCCCTTCTTGACTACATTAGAAAAACTAATGTAATTGCAGGAGAATCAGGAGGGATTACCCAGCACATTGGTGCTTACAACGTGAAACTGGAAAGTGGTCAGAGAATTACATTCTTAGATACGCCGGGTCACGAAGCCTTTACGGCAATGAGAGCCAGAGGTGCTCAGATCACTGATATTGCAATTATTGTGATTGCAGCGGATGATGACGTGATGCCTCAAACAAGAGAAGCTATTTCTCATGCTCAAGCTGCAGGGGTACCAATGATTATTGCATTGAATAAAGTGGACAGGCCAAGTGCAAATCCAGATAATATTCGTCAGCAACTTTCTGGTATGAACATCTTAGTAGAAGAATGGGGAGGAAATGTTCAAGCGCAGGAGATTTCTGCGAAATTTGGTAACAATATGGATGTCCTGTTAGAAAAAGTATTACTTCAAGCAGAAATGCTGGATTTAAAAGCTAATCCTGATAGAAATGCCCAAGGAGTTGTAATAGAAGCTTCATTAGATAAAGGAAGAGGATATGTTGCTACTATGTTAGTACAAACAGGGACTCTGAAAGTTGGAGATTATGTAGTTGCAGGTAAGAATCACGGTAAGGTAAAAGCAATGCTTGATGAAAGAGGAAGAAATCTTAAAGAAGCCGGTCCTTCAATTCCTGTTACTATTTTAGGATTAGACGGAGCTCCTACAGCTGGTGATAAGTTTAAAGTGTATGATGATGAAAGTGAAGCTAAAACTATTGCTAATAAGAGAGAACAACTTCAAAGAGAACTTTCTATCAGAACTAAGAAACATACAACTCTTGAAGAATTAGGCAGAAGAATTGCATTAGGTGAATTCAAAGAATTGAATATTATCTTAAAAGGTGATGTTGATGGTTCAGTTGAAGCTTTATCAGATCAGTTACAAAGACTATCTACTGCTGAGATCAATGTGAATATTCTTCACAAAGGTGTTGGGCAGATCACTGAATCTGATGTTAACCTGGCAACAGCTTCCGATGCAATCATTATCGGATTTAACGTTAGAGCTGGTGGTAATGCTAAAGAATTGGCAGATAAAGAAGAAATTGAGATCAGAACATACTCTGTAATCTATGCTGCTATAGACGAGGTTAAAGAAGCCATGGAAGGTATGCTTTCTCCAGAGATCAAAGAACAGGTGATTGGTAATGTTGAAATTAGAGAAGTCTTCAAGATTTCTAAAGTTGGAACGATTGCTGGTTGTATGGTTCTTTCTGGAAAAGTTACTAGACAGTCTAAAGTAAGAGTACTTCGTGATGGTATCGTTAAATTTGATGGAGAACTGGAAAGTTTGAAGCGATTTAAAGACGATGTTAAAGAAGTAACAAAAGGGTACGAATGCGGTCTGAACTTAAAAGGATACAACGATATTGAAGTTGGTGATATCCTTGAAGTCTACGAAGAAGTAGCTGTTAAGAAGAAACTTAAATAA